One window of Thermoanaerobaculia bacterium genomic DNA carries:
- a CDS encoding alkaline phosphatase family protein, which translates to MKRLPAAVVGFVCALASALPVRAQGPKRRVVILGFDGVDAGIVEKQIAAGRLPNLAAVEKQGGFTPLLPPVPAQTPVSWASFSTGLDPGSTRIFDFLKRDPKTLTPTFAIAEEGERPFLFGAANPAVFGAAVLLLLGLFPQLFVRRWGRAVFLAAGVAAAAFAFVTVRRDLPEKQPTAINNRQGTTLWQALGAAGKKAVVIRMPVTFPPDAFDGRLVAGLGVPDLSGRIGRPSFYTSDPFFAPKGGNDFSIELVRLDANEGSIATKITGPPAKYFGNPEGWLDAKMTLAVDADKKGLSIATSGSRIHLAVGQWSDWVPLAFPANPLVTVHGMAKFKLVSATPEIGLYLSPVNFDPRHLPPGFSLSTPASFARDLAAQVGLFKTMGWAIDTWSIQSGTIDEPTFLQDVDATVVAERKILDTLLADKSVDCAVQYFEFPDRVSHVFWRFRDPQHPAYNAALARIYGDAVEKAYDTMDAIVGQARAKLSPSDVLIVLSDHGFATWRRSVNYDTWLVQNGYLALKGEAQRKNLDELFSHGTFWDSVDWSKSKAYAMGLGEIYINVAGREKEGIVAPGAEYEKVRSELIARLLTLTDAKNGQKAVSRVIRREEAYRKFDPNLIPDLFVLNTAGFRVSWQSSLGVPTENLFEDNTDVWSGDHCSVDPQLVRGIFFSTEKLNNTRIPSIIDVDPSVLKLMGVAQPPTDGTPFF; encoded by the coding sequence GTGAAACGTCTGCCGGCCGCGGTCGTCGGATTCGTGTGTGCGCTCGCGTCCGCGCTCCCGGTCCGGGCGCAGGGGCCGAAGCGCCGCGTCGTGATCCTCGGCTTCGACGGGGTGGACGCGGGGATCGTCGAGAAGCAGATCGCGGCGGGCCGGCTCCCGAACCTCGCCGCCGTCGAGAAGCAGGGCGGCTTCACCCCGCTCCTGCCGCCGGTTCCCGCGCAGACGCCGGTTTCGTGGGCTTCCTTCTCGACCGGCCTCGATCCGGGCAGCACGCGCATCTTCGACTTCCTCAAGCGCGACCCGAAGACGCTCACGCCCACGTTCGCGATCGCGGAGGAGGGAGAGAGACCCTTCCTCTTCGGCGCGGCGAACCCGGCCGTCTTCGGCGCGGCCGTGCTCCTCCTCCTGGGCCTCTTTCCGCAGCTCTTCGTTCGCCGCTGGGGGCGCGCGGTTTTTCTCGCGGCGGGAGTCGCGGCCGCCGCGTTCGCGTTCGTGACCGTCCGCCGCGATCTCCCGGAGAAGCAGCCCACGGCGATCAACAACCGGCAGGGCACGACCCTCTGGCAGGCTCTCGGCGCGGCGGGGAAGAAGGCGGTGGTCATCCGGATGCCGGTCACGTTTCCGCCCGACGCGTTCGACGGCAGGCTCGTCGCGGGTCTCGGCGTGCCCGATCTCTCCGGGCGCATCGGGCGGCCGTCCTTCTACACGTCCGATCCGTTCTTCGCGCCGAAGGGAGGCAACGACTTCTCGATCGAGCTCGTCAGACTCGACGCGAACGAGGGCTCGATCGCGACGAAGATCACGGGACCTCCCGCGAAGTATTTCGGCAATCCCGAGGGGTGGCTCGACGCGAAGATGACCCTCGCCGTCGACGCCGACAAGAAGGGGCTGTCGATCGCGACCTCCGGCTCCCGGATTCACCTCGCGGTCGGGCAGTGGAGCGACTGGGTGCCGCTCGCCTTTCCCGCGAACCCCCTCGTCACCGTCCACGGGATGGCGAAGTTCAAGCTCGTTTCGGCGACGCCGGAGATCGGCCTCTATCTCTCTCCCGTCAACTTCGACCCCCGGCACCTGCCGCCGGGGTTCTCCCTCTCCACCCCGGCGTCCTTCGCGCGGGACCTCGCGGCCCAGGTGGGACTCTTCAAGACGATGGGATGGGCGATCGACACGTGGTCGATCCAGTCGGGGACGATCGACGAGCCCACATTTCTCCAGGACGTGGACGCGACGGTCGTCGCCGAGCGGAAGATCCTGGACACGCTGCTCGCCGACAAATCAGTCGACTGCGCGGTCCAGTACTTCGAGTTCCCCGACCGCGTGAGCCACGTCTTCTGGAGGTTCCGGGACCCCCAGCATCCCGCGTACAACGCCGCCCTCGCGAGGATCTACGGCGACGCGGTCGAGAAGGCGTACGACACGATGGACGCGATCGTCGGGCAGGCACGCGCGAAGCTCTCGCCGTCGGACGTGCTGATCGTGCTCTCGGACCACGGCTTCGCGACGTGGCGGCGCTCCGTCAACTACGACACGTGGCTCGTGCAGAACGGGTATCTCGCGCTGAAGGGCGAGGCGCAGCGGAAGAACCTGGACGAGCTCTTCTCGCACGGCACCTTCTGGGACAGCGTCGACTGGTCCAAATCGAAGGCGTACGCGATGGGCCTCGGAGAGATCTACATCAACGTCGCGGGGCGCGAGAAGGAAGGCATCGTCGCGCCGGGAGCGGAGTACGAGAAGGTGCGGTCGGAGCTGATCGCCCGGCTCCTGACGCTGACCGACGCGAAGAACGGGCAGAAGGCGGTCTCGCGCGTCATCCGCCGCGAGGAGGCCTACCGGAAGTTCGACCCGAACCTCATCCCGGACCTCTTCGTCCTGAACACCGCGGGGTTCCGCGTCTCCTGGCAGTCCTCGCTCGGGGTGCCGACGGAGAACCTGTTCGAGGACAACACCGACGTCTGGAGCGGCGACCACTGCTCGGTCGATCCGCAGCTCGTCCGGGGCATCTTCTTCTCGACGGAGAAGCTCAACAATACACGAATTCCGTCGATCATCGACGTGGATCCGTCGGTTCTGAAGCTGATGGGAGTGGCGCAGCCGCCGACGGACGGCACTCCTTTCTTTTAG